The DNA segment ACCGCATGCTATAGTTCCAATTATCGGTATCCGTACCATGTCATCTGGAGATGCCGGCTTCATGTTTAACGGCTCGTAATTCGTTGGTGGGAATAAATCATTAATACTTATGTCTAAAGCGTCTGCTATCTTAAATAACAAATCTTGCTCAGGTTGATTGATTCCGTTCTCATAAGAAGAAATAGTGTTATGTTTAACACCTATTTTTTCCCCTAGTTCCTTCTGGGTAATCCTTTTGAGTTTTCTGTAATACTTAATTTTTTGCGCTACATAAGAAGATACATTAATCAAACTCATCATTCCCCTCTGTATTCCATGTCTTCATATTACAAGAAAAGAAAACATAAAACAAGAAATAAACTTCATAAAACAAGAAATAAATTGTTGACTACTGAAAAAACTTCATGTATCATGAAATTTGTAAGGGGGGTGATACAAAATGCAAGACAAGTTAATACGCCTTAGAAAGGGAAACTTGATAACTCAAAATTCTATGGCGAAATTGATAAATGTTGATTTAAGAACTTATCAAAACAAAGAAAGAGGTGATACGCAATTCAAACAAAACGAAATGTTTGCTATCGCTAAATTTTTTAATAAAAAAATAGATGAAATTTTTTTACCAACAGACTTCATGAATCATGAAGTTGAGCCGAAAGGAGATAAATAAAAAGATGAGTGAATTACAAATATTTAACTTTGAAAACAATGAAGTCCGGACGATGACCGTAAATGACGAACCATTCTTTGTTGCAAACGATGTGGCAAAAACGCTTGGTTACGCTAACCCCAGCAAAGCAACGAATGATCACTGTAAAAAGGGGTTCATAGCATGGGGTAACGATTCGTTAGGTCGCCATCAGCAATTCAAGTTAATTCCAGAGTCAGACGTTTATCGTTTGGTCTTCCGTTCGAAATTGCCGGAATCTGAAAAATTTGAAAATTGGGTAACCGAAGAAGTGCTTCCGTCGATCAGGAAAAAAGGTTTCTATGAAATACCGAAAGACCCAATGGATGCGCTTCGGTTGATGTTCCAGGCGACGGAACACACACAAGAAAAAGTAAACCAGGTGGATGCAAGGGTGATGCATTTAGAAGAAAACGTGAAATTGGATCCCGGGGAATACACGTACATCGGAAAATCAATTTCAAGAAAGGTCTACCAGATCGGCAAAGAACGCGCCTATAGCATGAACCGGGAGCAAAAAGAGGAGCTATTTAAGGCGATCAACAAGGAAATTGCCGAAATAACCGGAGTTCGGACCAGGACTCAGCTTCGTCAGAAGGATTACAAAAAAGTGATTGAGTTTATAGACGACTGGGAGCCATCGAAAGCTACGTCGATGCTTGTTAAAAACTATGAACAGATGGAAATGGAGGTTTAACTCATGCAGGTAGATGTTCCTATCCAGCTGCCAAGCCAATTGGAAGACGAAATAAGAAAAACAATCGCCTCCGTCATTATCGAGGGGGCGAAACAAGCGACAAACTTGTATTACGATCTGCCGCCTTATCCGAACAAGAGCCAGCTGAAAAAAGCATTGGGGGTTGGGGATGACAAAGTGAAGCAATGGATCGCAGAGGGCCTTCAAGTAACTAGGTTCTCCGGTAGTGATCAACGGTTTGACCGTGAGGACGTAAGAAGGTTCTTCAACGATAGGAAAATTTAAACGCCCGCCAGCGCGAAAGAACGATTCGAGAAATGAACAAAATAGAGGTGATTAGATGCGTATGGATAAAGCGAAAATTGGAAAAAGAATAAAAACAATTCGACTCCAGATGCGGCTTACCACGAGAGAATTTGGAATGCTTTTAGATAATCCAGCTGCAGATTCGCTTGTTTCGCGGTGGGAAAGAGGTATAAGCCTACCCAATGCATCAAGATTAGGTGAAATTGCTAATTTTGGCGGAATAACAGTTGATGATCTCATGTATGGCAAGCGCGATAGCATATCCGCATTTACGATGGATGAGCTAATAAATGAAATCAATAGGAGGTTGACGTCGGATGAAAATCTTTACTGATGAATTTGAGAATAGGCTCGTCAGCATTGTAGGGACTGTAGTTGTAGTCACTATCGCATTACTATTCTTCGGCATAGCCGGCGGGATAG comes from the uncultured Trichococcus sp. genome and includes:
- a CDS encoding helix-turn-helix transcriptional regulator, whose translation is MQDKLIRLRKGNLITQNSMAKLINVDLRTYQNKERGDTQFKQNEMFAIAKFFNKKIDEIFLPTDFMNHEVEPKGDK
- a CDS encoding helix-turn-helix transcriptional regulator encodes the protein MRMDKAKIGKRIKTIRLQMRLTTREFGMLLDNPAADSLVSRWERGISLPNASRLGEIANFGGITVDDLMYGKRDSISAFTMDELINEINRRLTSDENLY
- a CDS encoding BRO family protein; the encoded protein is MSELQIFNFENNEVRTMTVNDEPFFVANDVAKTLGYANPSKATNDHCKKGFIAWGNDSLGRHQQFKLIPESDVYRLVFRSKLPESEKFENWVTEEVLPSIRKKGFYEIPKDPMDALRLMFQATEHTQEKVNQVDARVMHLEENVKLDPGEYTYIGKSISRKVYQIGKERAYSMNREQKEELFKAINKEIAEITGVRTRTQLRQKDYKKVIEFIDDWEPSKATSMLVKNYEQMEMEV